Proteins found in one Dermacentor silvarum isolate Dsil-2018 chromosome 8, BIME_Dsil_1.4, whole genome shotgun sequence genomic segment:
- the LOC125947360 gene encoding uncharacterized protein LOC125947360 — MEHVCFLVVLVVTLQLSLAASQETSDVPDSFKIYENFPFAVAVSDSDNDRRYECVTTRRMWLLPEEKKGEYIWLLEGHDGKSKQTVSFYVFEGSSPDTVRFTVGSEDSPSNEAKFYYSDYENCAVIDIPYNGRQCMLWTKETVKDSVPQKCLDEFQKNCGVGAPLYNKDLCSKDEVAEW, encoded by the exons ATGGAGCACGTTTGCTTTCTGGTTGTTCTCGTCGTTACTTTGCAGCTATCGCTTGCAGCAAGTCAGGAAACCAGCGATGTTCCAGACAGCTTCAAG atctacgaaaacttcccattCGCCGTTGCGGTATCGGACAGTGACAACGACCGTAGATACGAATGTGTGACGACGAGAAGAATGTGGCTACTACcggaagaaaagaaaggagaatATATTTGGCTTCTGGAAGGCCATGACGGCAAATCGAA GCAAACGGTTAGCTTCTACGTATTTGAAGGAAGCAGCCCTGACACAGTCCGTTTCACAGTGGGCTCTG aggACTCACCTTCCAATGAGGCTAAGTTTTACTACAGCGACTATGAGAACTGCGCCGTGATCGACATACCATACAATGGACGCC AATGCATGCTGTGGACGAAAGAAACAGTCAAAGATTCGGTGCCCCAAAAATGCTTGGATGAGTTCCAGAAGAATTGTGGCGTCGGCGCTCCACTTTACAACAAGGACCTTTGCAGTAAAGATGAAGTGGCCGAATGGTGA